From a single Apostichopus japonicus isolate 1M-3 chromosome 12, ASM3797524v1, whole genome shotgun sequence genomic region:
- the LOC139977487 gene encoding uncharacterized protein, which yields MASHQVCVKLFAIFAITICLSAQLVSSAYVKWPTCSPGGMCLKRRSGHTWRCRCPNLYPTRYGPQEMETECQFVHGKWKFMCRPSGNDVDTALDNFIDSRS from the exons ATGGCGTCACATCAGGTGTGTGTGAAATTGTTTGCAATATTCGCTATTACCATTTGCCTTTCAGCTCAGTTGGTTTCATCTGCTTATGTCAAATGG CCGACATGTTCTCCAGGGGGTATGTGCTTGAAACGGAGAAGCGGTCATACTTGGCGATGCAGATGCCCAAATCTTTATCCAACACGATATGGACCTCAAGAAATGGAAACGGAGTGTCAGTTTGTACATGGAAAATGGAAATTTATGTGCAGACCATCTGGAAATG ATGTAGACACGGCGTTAGATAATTTCATCGACTCTCGCAGTTGA
- the LOC139977882 gene encoding uncharacterized protein encodes METPKYAVVVFTEEDGVSMVPISWCIDDSNCYWPPYKSTLRFQKSVRMEETPGANWTTHAIRILSRTDSYDKARMQMIRAEDTSDLQSDAETTNKRRKRVNRKYLSSDEDADEDSDNDNLVAAPSPPLPPSTSSVLSTPSRRALLSASSPNDSQPSLNSSYATSSGFAETPSSGYCTESNLAINATNRTILRLLTELKSDVKELKQQVRVNNMLLKDMTVARPEEDVEFALPEGITIPVGSSEELINLDDCIETNKALERYLLKRLSILGGNTLKECVKRILGDVLSNAVATKLNWTGTTGKTAFAKLHMRNIIEKAVQRNQATAQSTTSDIQAAVVRFLKGASDREGGRKSRTTPQTVDE; translated from the exons ATGGAAACACCAAAgtatgctgttgttgtttttactgAGGAAGATGGAGTCAGCATGGTACCAATAAGCTGGTGTATAGATGACAGTAATTGCTACTGGCCACCATATAAGTCAACATTAAGGTTCCAGAAATCTGTAAGGATGGAGGAAACCCCAGGCGCCAACTGGACGACTCATGCTATTAGGATATTGTCAAGAACTG ATTCATACGATAAGGCTCGCATGCAGATGATACGGGCTGAGGACACATCAGACTTGCAGTCAGATGctgaaacaacaaataaaagaCGAAAGAG ggtgaacagaaaatatcttTCTTCGGATGAAGATGCTGATGAGGACAGCGATAATGATAATCTAGTCGCTGCTCCCAGTCCACCTTTACCACCATCAACGTCATCTGTTTTGTCGACTCCTTCACGCCGAGCATTGCTATCAGCGTCATCCCCAAATGACTCCCAGCCTTCTTTGAATTCTTCCTATGCAACTTCTTCTGGTTTTGCAGAAACACCTTCATCAGGATATTGTACAGAAAGTAACCTTGCCATCAATG CAACAAACCGTACCATATTGAGGCTGTTAACTGAACTTAAATCGGACGTTAAAGAACTAAAGCAGCAAGTCAGGGTCAACAATATGCTGCTGAAAGACATGACTGTAGCAAGACCAGAGGAAGATGTAGAATTTGCTCTACCTGAAGGAATAACTATTCCTGTGGGATCTTCGGAGGAGTTAATTAACCTGGATGACtgtattgaaacaaacaaggcTTTGGAAAGATATTTG TTAAAAAGACTATCAATTCTTGGTGGCAACACGTTGAAGGAGTGTGTCAAAAGAATCCTGGGGGATGTATTGTCAAATGCAGTTGCTACCAAACTGAACTGGACAGGTACAACTGGGAAAACAGCCTTTGCGAAGCTACATATGAGGAACATAATTGAGA AAGCTGTACAAAGGAATCAAGCAACTGCCCAATCGACTACATCTGACATTCAGGCAGCGGTCGTGAGATTTCTGAAGGGTGCATCTGATCGTGAGGGAGGGCGAAAATCTCGGACTACACCACAAACAGTTGACGAGTGA